Proteins co-encoded in one Bremerella sp. TYQ1 genomic window:
- a CDS encoding glycoside hydrolase family 32 protein, with protein MPRSCYWFALIGLLAGLLPVGLVFAKDAERSDLILADFEQASYGDWTVEGNAFGTQPAMGSLPGQMAVSGFQGKRLVNSFFEGDKSTGTLTSPAIKLNRRYITFLIGGGGYEEETCLNLLVDGQVVRTATGPNRKPGGSERLQRVYWDVQDMQGKSGVLQIVDQRTGGWGHINVDDIRASDEKQGRPAEDIFKGPNLKTFASYEEVGYDQTYRPQFHFTSLRNWLNDPNGMVYLDGEYHLYFQHNPVDTVWGNMTWGHAVSKDMVHWKQLPHAILPYDEGTIFSGTAVVDHNNSLGVQQGDNKTLVAAFTFARSPFYQALAYSNDKGRTFTLWDEGKAVVPNQGYDDGERDPKIFWHEPSQKWVMVLWVKRAEPGRVLFFNSDDLKTWTEVSQFDRNWVFECMDLIELPIDGDENNKKWVLYDASFEYEVGDFDGKQFTTDKVVHRGDYGPNFYAAQTFNNSPDDRAVIIGWMRGENVPFRRENMPFHQQMSFPQTMQLKTTADGVKLFRWPIEEIEKLYGEGLTLERTDVQAAAAKLENFQAELIDFQIAFEADAKTQLLIDLRGQQLMFQDGQVDYQGHQVPAPVVDGVVKLRVLVDRASIELFTNDGEYVATFNAEIDPKQTTLSIKSPGVVKIDSLEVHRLNSAW; from the coding sequence AGCTTGCCTGGTCAGATGGCGGTCAGCGGCTTTCAAGGAAAGCGGTTGGTCAACAGCTTTTTTGAGGGCGACAAATCGACCGGTACGTTGACTTCGCCAGCCATTAAGCTGAATCGTCGCTACATCACCTTTCTGATTGGTGGCGGTGGCTACGAGGAAGAGACCTGTTTGAATCTGCTGGTCGATGGGCAAGTCGTTCGCACGGCGACTGGGCCCAATCGGAAGCCTGGCGGATCGGAACGCCTGCAACGTGTTTACTGGGATGTGCAAGACATGCAAGGAAAGTCTGGCGTTTTGCAGATCGTCGATCAACGCACCGGGGGATGGGGACACATCAACGTGGACGACATCCGAGCCAGCGACGAAAAGCAGGGACGACCTGCCGAAGATATCTTCAAAGGGCCAAACCTCAAGACATTCGCGTCGTACGAAGAGGTCGGCTACGACCAAACTTATCGGCCGCAATTTCACTTCACTTCGCTGCGAAACTGGCTCAACGATCCTAACGGTATGGTCTATTTGGACGGTGAATATCACCTATACTTTCAGCACAACCCTGTCGATACCGTTTGGGGAAACATGACTTGGGGGCACGCCGTCAGCAAGGATATGGTGCACTGGAAGCAGCTGCCACATGCGATCTTGCCTTATGACGAAGGGACCATTTTCTCTGGCACTGCGGTGGTCGATCACAACAACAGCCTCGGCGTTCAGCAGGGGGATAACAAGACGTTGGTCGCTGCGTTTACCTTCGCACGCAGTCCGTTTTATCAGGCACTTGCCTACAGCAACGACAAGGGCCGGACGTTCACGCTGTGGGACGAAGGGAAAGCGGTTGTCCCGAATCAGGGGTACGACGACGGCGAACGCGATCCCAAAATCTTCTGGCACGAACCTTCGCAAAAATGGGTGATGGTGTTGTGGGTCAAGCGAGCAGAGCCTGGCCGCGTGCTCTTCTTTAACTCAGACGATCTGAAGACCTGGACGGAAGTCAGCCAGTTTGATCGTAACTGGGTCTTCGAATGCATGGACTTGATCGAGCTGCCGATCGACGGCGACGAAAACAACAAAAAGTGGGTTTTGTACGATGCCAGTTTTGAATACGAAGTGGGCGACTTCGACGGCAAGCAGTTCACCACCGACAAAGTGGTTCATCGTGGCGACTATGGCCCCAACTTTTATGCCGCGCAGACGTTCAACAACAGCCCGGATGATCGGGCGGTAATCATCGGGTGGATGCGGGGCGAAAACGTTCCGTTTCGTCGCGAAAATATGCCGTTTCATCAGCAGATGAGCTTTCCGCAAACGATGCAGCTAAAGACCACTGCCGACGGCGTCAAGCTGTTTCGTTGGCCGATCGAAGAGATTGAAAAGCTGTACGGCGAAGGACTCACGCTTGAGCGAACCGACGTGCAAGCCGCCGCCGCGAAGCTGGAGAACTTCCAGGCTGAGCTGATCGATTTTCAAATCGCTTTCGAGGCTGACGCGAAGACCCAACTGCTGATCGATCTGCGTGGGCAGCAGCTGATGTTCCAAGACGGCCAGGTCGATTACCAGGGACATCAAGTGCCAGCTCCTGTTGTCGACGGCGTGGTGAAGCTTCGCGTTTTAGTCGATCGCGCATCGATCGAGCTCTTCACCAACGATGGCGAGTACGTTGCCACGTTCAACGCTGAGATCGATCCGAAGCAAACGACGCTGTCGATCAAGTCGCCCGGAGTGGTGAAGATTGACTCGCTGGAAGTCCACCGTTTGAACTCGGCCTGGTAG